From a single Larimichthys crocea isolate SSNF chromosome XIII, L_crocea_2.0, whole genome shotgun sequence genomic region:
- the dpys gene encoding dihydropyrimidinase has translation MTEPSGILIKGGKVVNEDFSVISDVYIEHGKIVAVGQNLQIPGGVRVIDATGKLVMPGGIDTHTHMELAFMGTKAVDDFHIGTKAALAGGTTMILDFVIPQRNKSLLEAYDCWRKTADPKVCCDYSLHVAVTWWSDKVKEEMQTLTNEKGVNSFKMFMAYKDVFMLQDHELYAAFSQCKEIGAIAQVHAENGDLIAEGAKKMLSLGITGPEGHELCRPEEVEAEATQRAITIAHAVNCPLYVVHVMSKSAAKVVSNARRDGRVVFGEPIAAGLGTDGTHYWHNEWAHAAAFVMGPPLRPDPSTPGYLMDLLANDDLSVTGTDNCTFSVCQKALGKDDFTKIPNGVNGVEDRMSVIWEKGVHSGKMDENRFVAVTSSNAAKIFNFYPQKGRITKNSDADVVIWDPNMTRKISAKTHHQAVDYNIFEGMECHGVPVITISRGKVVYEDGQLKVSPGHGKFIHRKPFSEFVYKRIKQREQVGKPTAVIRKPYEGKVIS, from the exons ATGACAGAGCCCAGCGGGATCCTGATAAAAGGAGGTAAAGTTGTGAACGAAGACTTTTCTGTGATCAGCGACGTTTACATCGAACATGGGAAAATCGTTGCGGTTGGACAGAATCTTCAGATTCCAGGAGGAGTGCGAGTCATCGATGCCACCGGGAAACTGGTGATGCCCGGCGGCATCgacacgcacacgcacatgGAGCTGGCCTTCATGGGCACCAAGGCTGTGGACGACTTCCACATCGGAACCAAG GCTGCTCTAGCAGGAGGCACCACAATGATCCTGGACTTTGTCATCCCCCAGAGGAACAAGTCTCTCCTGGAGGCCTACGACTGTTGGCGTAAGACAGCTGACCCCAAAGTTTGCTGCGATTACTCGCTGCATGTCGCCGTCACATGGTGGAGCGACAAG gtCAAAGAGGAGATGCAGACACTGACCAATGAGAAGGGAGTCAATTCCTTCAAGATGTTTATGGCCTATAAAGATGTGTTCATGCTGCAGGACCATGAGCTATATGCTGCTTTCTCTCAGTGTAAGGAGATCGGAGCTATAGCTCAGGTGCATGCTGAGAATGGAGACCTGATTGCTGAG GGGGCTAAAAAGATGCTGTCTTTGGGCATCACTGGGCCCGAGGGCCATGAGCTGTGTCGgccagaggaggtggaggcagaggcCACCCAACGGGCCATCACCATTGCCCATGCTGTCAACTGCCCGCTGTATGTGGTCCATGTCATGAGCAAATCTGCTGCCAAGGTGGTGTCTAATGCACGCAGAGATG ggcgTGTGGTGTTCGGGGAGCCCATTGCAGCTGGATTGGGCACTGATGGTACTCACTACTGGCACAATGAGTGGGCCCATGCTGCTGCCTTCGTCATGGGTCCTCCACTCAGACCTGATCCCAGCACCCCTGGGTACCTCATGGACCTATTGGCCAA TGATGATCTCAGTGTGACGGGGACGGACAACTGCACCTTTTCTGTGTGCCAGAAGGCTCTCGGCAAAGATGACTTCACCAAGATCCCCAACGGAGTGAACGGAGTGGAGGACAGGATGTCTGTTATCTGGGAGAAAGGAGTG CACAGCGGCAAAATGGACGAGAATCGATTTGTAGCTGTCACCAGCAGCAACGCAGCAAAAATCTTCAACTTCTACCCACAGAAAGGCCGGATCACCAAGAACTCTGATGCTGATGTTGTTATATGGGACCCCAATATGACAAG GAAGATATCAGCCAAGACACACCACCAGGCTGTGGACTACAACATCTTCGAGGGCATGGAGTGCCACGGCGTCCCCGTCATCACCATCTCCAGAGGCAAAGTTGTCTATGAGGACGGGCAGCTAAAGGTGTCACCGGGACATGGCAAATTCATCCACAGAAAACCCTTCTCTGAATTTGTTTACAAGCGAATTAAGCAAAGGGAGCAG GTGGGGAAACCTACAGCTGTGATCAGAAAGCCCTATGAAGGCAAAGTCATTTCATGA